The region AATGTCGTTGCCAAAAGGCCGGATGCATTGGTTAATGCTTTAGCGCCTTGGGCAGCTACTCCTGCGAGTTCTCCAGCGAAAGCCGTGGCGGTGCCTTGTGTTCCTTGAAAGAAGGCGACATGTTTCTTGTAGACTTCCAATTCAGAATTTCTTGCCTCTTTGCGGCCATGTTCTTTCAGCACCCCAATATCTTGTTGAAGCCGATTTTTTTCTTTGATCAGAGCGGATTTTGCCGGTTCTTTAGCCTGGCTAATCTGCACATCCAACTGATCTATCTTTTCTCTAAGCTGTGCGACTTTCTCCTCTAGGGCAACGTTTCTTTTCCCAAGTTTTGACTCTTCGATGCTAAGCGAACCCTCTTTTAAGGCAGGCACTAAGGCCTGCATCGGAGTTACATAAGCGGCTACGCTAGCCGGAACTTGAACATGAGCTGCAACAGTAGGCAGTTGACCGATGGCCAGTGCTCCATAATCAAGGGCTGCTTGTGCAAATCCGCCGGGAGTTAGCTTGGCGGGAGGTGTCAGTATTTCTGCAGTCGGTCGTGGAAGGTGGGATGCGGCCTGCCCCATGATGTTCTTAGCGAGATATTTTTGGGCGTCCAATGAAAGATTACCGTTAAGGGAAAGGAAGTTCGGCGGTATTTTTGCGCCTGCGCGGACAAAGGCTTTGATGGTGGGCAGGTGATTGGCATGGATGGCAGTTTCCAGGGGAGTTTGGCGATCCCCGTTCATGGCCTCTAAATGGGCTCCGTACTCTGCAAGCGCTGTAACCGCTTTGGCCCCGTCCTTTAAACTTGCGGCTAAATGCAGCAAAGTACTTCCGCTGGCATTGGACGAGCCGACGTCGATATCGCAGAGGAAAAGCATATTGCTGACAAACTGCTTATCTCCATGCGTGACGAACTTCAAGAGGGCCGATGGATCTTGCAGCACCTCTTTGAGCTGCAAAACGGCGGCAGGTATCCCGTCTTCCGTGTGGATTTCAGCGAATGAAGCCACGTCACTGCGGGGCAGATGATGCAGCAGATGATCCATCCCCTCATTGAATCTCTCTGTGCGTGAGTTGAATACCTGCTCGAAAACCTCATTCATTTTGGCACGTACTTCAGGCGAGCAACGCGTGTCTGCGAGTTGCTTGTATTGATTGAGAGTGTGGGCAATTTTGGGGTTGTCTGTCTGTAGGTACTCTTGGTTCGCGAGGATCGTAGAGGCAAATTTGAAGACCACGGTATCGACGGATTCCGTAACCGTCTTGGGGGTGATCTTATCGGCTATGGTCTGGTACTGGGATATAGTATTGGAAAATTCAGCCTGAGATTGAGATACGGGTAACATACTAACCTCCGAATTCAACATCTATATAATTATATTTTACAAAGTAGATGTATTAATGTAATTATCTTACTTTATTATTTGTTGTTTATTTTTCTTGTTAATAAATTTATTTAACGAAATGGTGGGTGGGTTTGTTATCCTAACTGGAGAAAGTGAGGTTGCTGTGAGCGGCTTGCTGTAGGATGCTGCAAGGCAAGCAACAGGTGATTTCGCTCTAATTGCCGTAGACGGGTCTGCTCCCCCCTCCCCAGCGGAAGGTCAAGAGGTCGCTCACGTACATAAGGGTCAGGACATTTGCTGATCGATGGAATGGGCAATCCTCTGGCTTTTGAAGCACCAGCAGAAAATGGCGCTGAAAGAAAAGAGGTCGCAAAGCTTAGAGCAAAAATTAAGGAAATACGCACAGAGAGGGAACAGATGACAGTTTTAGAAGCGGATGAAGGTTATGATGTCAAATGGCTAAGGTAAGCACTTTTGATAGCTCAGATTTTCCCTCTAATTCTTTATCGAAAAATTCGAGGTAGGAAATCGCCGACGATGCAGGAAGTTTGCTCGTTGTTCGGATTGACGAGAAAACGCTGGATGGTAGAGCGGGCATTTGTATGGCTTAAACGCAGATGCCGTCGATTACTTTTACGGTGGGAGAGAATAGCGATTATTTGGAGCGGTTTTGCAACCCTTGGCTTGATCTTATACATGGGTGAAAATTTTATTTGGATAGGTTCTAGGAAGCATCAGAATGATAGCAGATTCTTTAAACTATTTAAGCGGCAAAGCCCCCCACACTCCCATTGATAATATTTACCCATCAAACATCTTTAATTTAACAATATTTATTGTTATAATATCTTTTCAAATTAAATTTAATGTTATTAACTTAATAAAGTTTTGGTGTTTTGTGAATTTAAATTTTAATCAAAAGTGTGGGAGTTATAGCAAATTTTCTCGTCGACTGGATGAAATTGGGATCGAGCTGGGAAAAACCAACGGAAGTGAAATTCTAGAGAGGGTGGCGAACTTTATCGATAAGAACAAGGAAGTTTTTCAGAACGAAAAGGGTGCAGCGGTCCACTTCAACTCCTTAGCGATGAGGGTTCAACGTATTTCTAAAGACAATCCCCTGATTGATAAGTTGAGGGAGTGTTCCCTTCAACTTCTTCCCTTCGATAGCAATCACGTCAAAG is a window of Estrella lausannensis DNA encoding:
- a CDS encoding ankyrin repeat domain-containing protein — translated: MLPVSQSQAEFSNTISQYQTIADKITPKTVTESVDTVVFKFASTILANQEYLQTDNPKIAHTLNQYKQLADTRCSPEVRAKMNEVFEQVFNSRTERFNEGMDHLLHHLPRSDVASFAEIHTEDGIPAAVLQLKEVLQDPSALLKFVTHGDKQFVSNMLFLCDIDVGSSNASGSTLLHLAASLKDGAKAVTALAEYGAHLEAMNGDRQTPLETAIHANHLPTIKAFVRAGAKIPPNFLSLNGNLSLDAQKYLAKNIMGQAASHLPRPTAEILTPPAKLTPGGFAQAALDYGALAIGQLPTVAAHVQVPASVAAYVTPMQALVPALKEGSLSIEESKLGKRNVALEEKVAQLREKIDQLDVQISQAKEPAKSALIKEKNRLQQDIGVLKEHGRKEARNSELEVYKKHVAFFQGTQGTATAFAGELAGVAAQGAKALTNASGLLATTFNALQNINDIHDLRLRRERLQDIATSLNSAYGELGAFYSQISAGPVERNNLLATLVEMKMSGVYEQSVLVQKEIDKLSSEIQSKGVLAGANIASTLMMGYACYQFYNRVISGDTSVGINAAVDNAAHIPLVVGIAQSAIPSIGSALSSGVGWLWNKAPTLRSKPPVPVEADAPYRVTNNDAKQMQGEKKRLESERTQIERELEGYEIALGTFEKPEPGSKEHTQLTERAAFIDSRLTQIGKDLRQWERHATADKEHETNLTKDKSNLESELDRVYHDLYVGYEIAFAAFEKPEPGSKEHTELTNKANDLEGRLARVDQELKEHQMARQVGMTREQFNERFNALKGALGYQDGRDFIYSLVKANGTTEAEFNEDPEGCLMKFFTT